The following proteins are co-located in the Paludibaculum fermentans genome:
- a CDS encoding FAD-dependent oxidoreductase: MSLVEGSLDLGFGVVFEELYGRDGLGKLDERFTQYLRSGDGELCTRFEGARVNPASLTPKEQSALILALAPHLEDFLGELFGIGPELQALRQRHHRLAPMLALKRQFVVKKAISGVTAEMAEEIDGPALVAQLAVLFGEPVTDDSYTRHVSAWLAAEEQHLSELVLAGQYAAWAALSAEGRKQHYKGVLFRTPHKLVMEHLVDVEIEEKDGVPRFRLPDDELRHREGFALTDAGMDLPRAVGQAHYCIKCHNQGKDSCSTGLREKSGEFKKTVFGVTLAGCPLEEKISEMNVLKEQGCPIGALATVTIDNPLTAATGHRICNDCMKSCIYQKQEPVDIPQVETRTLKDVLELPWGFEIYSLLTRWNPLNFDRPLPRAATGYKVLVVGLGPAGFGLAHHLMNDGHSVVAVDGLKIEPLPAPVSGVDALGQRHRFHPIRDIHELYEGLGERAMAGFGGVAEYGITVRWDKNFLKIVRLLLERRAEFSMFGGVRFGGTLTIESAFAMGFDHIALCMGAGKPTVIPMKNGLARGVRQASDFLMALQLTGAAKRDSVANLQVQLPVVVIGGGLTAVDTATESLAYYPVQVEKFLQRYETLVVERGEAAVRAGWNEEEKITGEEFLEHARALRRERALAGQEGREPNFIPLLNEWGGVTIAYRRRLIDAPSYTLNHEEVALALQEGIRFAELLTPTEVEVDRFGHCSALRLKRDGQTVVLPAKTILVAAGTQPNTVLGREDPENVTIQGRNFQAVDEEGHPVKPEIVSKPAVSRVLTSIRADGRAISFFGDLHPSYAGNVVKAMGGAKQGYPVVTKILSRRVSTGPTPEELFAKLNDELRATVDEVIRLTPNIVEVVVRAPLAARAFLPGQFYRLQNYESLAARVEGTTLGMEGLALTGASVDVEKGLLSTIVLEMGGSSDLCALLKPGEPVILMGPTGTPTETPEHETALLVGGGLGNAVLFSIGQALRHKGSRVVYFAGYKKLADRYKVEEIEQAADVIVWCCDEAPGFAPNRPGDHTFVGNIVEAMLAYARGSLGEAQIPLTEVDRVVAIGSDGMMRAVAESRHGVLAPYLKKEHHAIGSINSPMQCMMKEICAQCLQQHKNPLTGEETVVFSCFNQDQSLDLVDFGNLRARLAQNGVQEKLTRQWIDRSLVAGGYREISRYKPVV; this comes from the coding sequence ATGAGCTTAGTGGAGGGGTCCCTCGACCTCGGATTCGGCGTGGTCTTTGAAGAGCTTTACGGGCGGGATGGACTGGGCAAGCTGGACGAACGCTTTACGCAGTATCTGCGGAGTGGCGACGGCGAATTGTGCACCCGGTTTGAGGGGGCGCGGGTCAATCCGGCGTCCCTGACGCCCAAGGAACAATCGGCTCTCATTCTGGCCCTCGCCCCGCATCTGGAAGATTTTCTCGGTGAGTTGTTCGGCATCGGGCCGGAGCTGCAGGCATTGCGGCAGAGGCATCACCGCCTGGCGCCGATGCTGGCGCTGAAGCGGCAGTTTGTCGTCAAAAAAGCGATCTCGGGCGTCACGGCGGAGATGGCGGAAGAGATTGACGGTCCCGCGCTTGTAGCTCAACTGGCGGTGCTGTTTGGCGAGCCGGTGACGGACGATTCGTACACGAGGCACGTGAGCGCATGGCTCGCGGCTGAGGAACAACATCTATCCGAACTGGTGCTGGCCGGACAATACGCAGCGTGGGCGGCCCTGTCGGCGGAGGGCCGGAAGCAGCATTACAAGGGCGTGCTGTTCCGCACTCCGCACAAGCTGGTGATGGAGCACCTCGTCGATGTCGAAATCGAGGAGAAGGACGGCGTTCCGCGATTCCGGTTGCCGGATGACGAACTGCGCCACCGCGAGGGGTTTGCGCTGACCGACGCCGGCATGGACCTGCCGCGCGCGGTGGGCCAGGCGCACTACTGCATCAAGTGCCACAACCAGGGGAAAGACAGCTGTTCGACCGGGCTGCGCGAGAAGTCGGGCGAGTTCAAGAAGACCGTCTTTGGAGTGACCCTGGCGGGCTGCCCGCTGGAAGAGAAGATCTCCGAGATGAATGTGCTGAAGGAGCAGGGCTGCCCCATCGGTGCGCTGGCGACGGTGACGATCGACAATCCGCTGACGGCGGCTACCGGGCACCGCATCTGCAACGACTGCATGAAGTCGTGCATTTACCAGAAGCAGGAGCCGGTGGACATCCCGCAGGTGGAGACCCGGACGTTGAAGGACGTCCTTGAACTGCCGTGGGGCTTCGAGATCTACAGCCTGCTGACGCGCTGGAATCCGTTGAACTTCGACCGGCCGCTGCCGCGGGCGGCGACAGGGTACAAGGTGCTGGTGGTCGGGCTGGGTCCGGCCGGCTTCGGCCTGGCTCACCACCTGATGAACGACGGCCACAGCGTGGTTGCGGTGGACGGGCTGAAGATCGAGCCGTTGCCCGCGCCTGTGAGCGGCGTCGACGCCTTGGGGCAGAGGCATCGGTTCCACCCGATCCGCGACATCCACGAGCTGTATGAAGGCCTGGGCGAGCGCGCGATGGCCGGGTTTGGCGGCGTGGCGGAATATGGCATCACGGTCCGCTGGGACAAGAACTTCCTCAAAATTGTCCGGCTGCTGCTGGAGCGGCGGGCGGAGTTCAGCATGTTCGGCGGGGTGCGCTTCGGCGGGACGCTGACCATCGAGAGCGCGTTCGCGATGGGCTTCGACCACATCGCGCTGTGCATGGGCGCGGGCAAGCCAACGGTGATCCCGATGAAGAACGGGTTGGCGCGCGGCGTGCGCCAGGCGTCGGATTTCCTGATGGCGCTGCAGTTAACCGGAGCGGCCAAGCGGGACTCCGTGGCGAACCTGCAGGTGCAGTTGCCGGTGGTGGTGATCGGCGGCGGGTTGACGGCTGTCGATACCGCGACGGAGTCGTTGGCGTACTACCCGGTGCAGGTGGAGAAGTTCCTGCAGCGGTACGAGACGCTGGTGGTGGAGCGCGGCGAGGCTGCGGTTCGCGCCGGCTGGAACGAGGAAGAGAAGATTACCGGCGAGGAGTTCCTGGAGCATGCGCGAGCGCTGCGCCGGGAGCGGGCGCTGGCCGGGCAGGAGGGCCGCGAGCCGAACTTCATTCCCCTGTTGAATGAGTGGGGCGGTGTGACCATCGCCTACCGGCGGCGTCTGATTGATGCGCCCAGCTACACGCTGAACCACGAAGAGGTCGCGCTGGCCCTGCAGGAAGGCATCCGCTTCGCTGAGTTGCTGACGCCGACTGAGGTGGAGGTGGACCGGTTCGGACACTGCTCCGCGCTGCGCCTCAAGCGCGACGGGCAGACGGTGGTGCTGCCGGCCAAAACGATCCTGGTGGCGGCGGGCACGCAGCCCAATACCGTGCTGGGCCGTGAGGATCCGGAGAATGTGACGATCCAGGGCCGGAACTTCCAGGCTGTGGATGAGGAAGGTCACCCGGTGAAGCCGGAGATCGTTTCCAAACCGGCCGTATCGCGTGTACTGACATCGATCCGGGCCGACGGGCGGGCCATCAGCTTCTTCGGCGACCTGCATCCGTCGTATGCGGGCAACGTGGTGAAGGCCATGGGCGGCGCCAAACAGGGCTATCCCGTGGTGACGAAGATCCTGTCGCGCCGAGTGTCCACCGGGCCCACGCCCGAGGAGCTGTTTGCCAAGCTGAACGACGAACTGCGAGCCACGGTGGACGAAGTGATCCGGCTGACGCCGAACATTGTCGAGGTAGTGGTGCGGGCGCCCCTGGCGGCGCGCGCGTTCCTGCCGGGGCAGTTCTACCGCTTGCAGAACTACGAGTCCCTGGCGGCGCGGGTGGAAGGCACCACGCTGGGGATGGAAGGGCTGGCGTTGACCGGCGCTTCGGTGGACGTCGAGAAGGGGTTGTTGTCGACGATCGTGCTGGAGATGGGCGGGTCGTCGGATCTGTGCGCCCTGTTGAAGCCGGGCGAACCGGTGATCCTGATGGGCCCGACGGGCACTCCGACGGAGACTCCGGAACACGAGACGGCGCTGCTGGTGGGCGGCGGATTGGGCAACGCGGTGCTGTTCTCGATTGGCCAGGCGCTGCGGCACAAGGGCTCGCGGGTGGTCTATTTCGCCGGCTACAAGAAGCTGGCGGATCGCTACAAGGTGGAAGAGATCGAGCAGGCGGCGGACGTGATTGTGTGGTGCTGCGACGAGGCTCCGGGCTTCGCTCCGAACCGGCCGGGTGACCACACCTTCGTGGGCAACATCGTCGAGGCGATGCTGGCCTACGCGCGCGGGTCGCTGGGCGAGGCGCAGATCCCGCTGACCGAAGTGGACCGCGTGGTGGCCATCGGGTCCGATGGCATGATGCGCGCGGTGGCGGAGTCGAGGCATGGCGTACTGGCTCCGTACCTGAAGAAGGAGCACCATGCGATCGGCAGTATCAACTCCCCCATGCAGTGCATGATGAAGGAGATCTGCGCGCAATGCCTGCAGCAGCACAAGAACCCGCTCACGGGTGAAGAGACCGTGGTGTTCTCGTGTTTCAACCAGGACCAGTCGCTGGACCTGGTCGATTTCGGCAACCTGCGGGCGCGGCTGGCACAGAACGGCGTGCAGGAGAAACTGACCCGCCAATGGATCGACCGGAGCCTGGTGGCGGGCGGGTATAGGGAGATATCCCGTTACAAGCCTGTGGTTTAG
- a CDS encoding MBL fold metallo-hydrolase, with translation MLDGGIWRIPLPLPFGPPHVNVYLLPCPDGWMLIDTGMDTPECWNTLTAAMNDAGVAPNQLRQIVVTHLHPDHCGLAARLRDASGATVWMHRADAELLMQLTGTRRPQELLEEAMKQAGTPDSFRPAVLSSYDRLLRTFPALSPDAYLEDGEALESWLGPLQVIWTPGHAPGLCCLYSQEFGYLFSSDHVIEDITPHVGWLPETDGSVQDHLGQYLASLNRLDELEVQKVLPAHGAPFSELRDWTARTREHHAARSRDIAQFQSDGADVADDLIKRLWPRELRPLEYQLALTSVLAYLEHGRRTA, from the coding sequence TTGCTCGACGGCGGCATCTGGCGCATCCCGCTGCCCCTGCCCTTCGGCCCGCCCCATGTGAATGTCTATCTGCTGCCCTGCCCCGATGGCTGGATGCTGATCGACACCGGCATGGATACGCCCGAGTGCTGGAACACCCTCACCGCGGCCATGAACGACGCCGGAGTCGCCCCCAATCAGCTTCGCCAGATCGTCGTCACCCACCTCCACCCGGATCACTGCGGCCTGGCCGCCCGGCTGCGCGACGCCAGCGGAGCCACCGTCTGGATGCACCGCGCAGACGCCGAGCTTCTGATGCAGCTCACCGGCACCCGCCGCCCCCAGGAACTCCTGGAAGAGGCGATGAAGCAGGCCGGCACGCCCGACTCCTTCCGGCCCGCTGTCCTTTCCAGCTACGACCGCCTGCTGCGGACCTTCCCCGCCCTCAGCCCCGATGCTTACCTGGAAGACGGCGAGGCGCTGGAAAGCTGGCTGGGCCCGCTGCAGGTCATCTGGACGCCCGGACACGCGCCCGGCCTCTGCTGCCTCTACTCGCAGGAGTTCGGCTACCTGTTCTCCAGCGACCACGTGATCGAAGACATCACCCCCCACGTCGGCTGGCTGCCGGAGACCGACGGCTCGGTCCAGGACCACCTCGGCCAATACCTCGCCAGCCTGAACCGCCTCGACGAACTGGAAGTGCAAAAGGTGCTGCCGGCGCACGGCGCCCCGTTCTCTGAGCTTCGCGATTGGACGGCCCGCACGCGCGAACACCACGCCGCCCGCAGCCGCGACATCGCCCAGTTCCAAAGCGATGGCGCGGACGTTGCGGACGACCTCATCAAACGCCTGTGGCCGCGCGAACTGCGGCCCCTGGAATACCAACTGGCGCTTACCTCGGTACTCGCCTACCTGGAACACGGCCGCCGCACGGCCTAG
- the lipA gene encoding lipoyl synthase — MARDIIKLTVLVSIETKPKRPQWLKAPAPVGDNYRDLKGLVDRLKLHTVCDSAACPNIGECWNHRTATFMILGNFCTRRCGFCAVQKGQPLDVDYGEPERVAEACEILGLKYAVITSVNRDDRKDGGADLFALTIRAIRQRIPGCKVEVLVPDFQGNKDAMAIVMDAAPDVLNHNIETVPRLYQQVRIGARYERSLEMLAWAKALRPEIPTKSGLMVGLGETNEEVVSTLRDLRTHHVDFATIGQYLRPTPQHLPVLRYVTPAEFAEYKQAGRDLGFSHIESGPLVRSSYHAAEAL, encoded by the coding sequence ATGGCCCGCGATATCATCAAACTAACTGTGCTGGTTTCCATCGAGACTAAACCCAAGCGGCCGCAATGGCTCAAAGCGCCGGCGCCCGTGGGGGACAACTACCGCGATTTGAAGGGTTTGGTGGATCGCCTCAAGCTCCACACCGTGTGCGATAGCGCGGCCTGCCCCAACATTGGCGAGTGCTGGAACCACCGCACCGCCACGTTCATGATTCTGGGCAACTTCTGCACCCGGCGCTGCGGCTTCTGCGCCGTCCAGAAGGGCCAACCGCTTGACGTCGACTACGGCGAGCCGGAGCGCGTCGCCGAGGCTTGCGAGATCCTCGGCCTGAAATACGCCGTCATCACCAGCGTCAATCGCGACGACCGCAAGGACGGCGGCGCCGATCTCTTCGCCCTCACCATCCGCGCCATCCGCCAACGCATCCCAGGCTGCAAGGTGGAAGTGCTGGTGCCCGACTTCCAGGGCAACAAGGACGCCATGGCGATCGTCATGGACGCCGCCCCGGACGTTCTCAACCACAACATCGAGACCGTGCCCCGGCTCTACCAGCAGGTGCGCATCGGCGCCCGCTATGAACGCTCGCTCGAGATGCTGGCCTGGGCCAAAGCCCTGCGGCCGGAGATCCCTACGAAATCCGGCCTGATGGTCGGCCTGGGCGAAACCAACGAGGAGGTGGTGAGCACCCTGCGCGACCTGCGGACCCATCACGTCGACTTCGCCACCATCGGCCAGTATTTGCGCCCTACCCCCCAGCACCTGCCCGTGTTACGCTATGTCACCCCGGCGGAGTTCGCCGAATACAAGCAGGCCGGACGGGACCTGGGCTTTTCGCACATCGAATCCGGACCACTGGTTCGCAGCAGTTATCACGCAGCGGAGGCGCTCTAA